One window of the Niallia circulans genome contains the following:
- the hisJ gene encoding histidinol-phosphatase HisJ, protein MKKDGHIHTPFCPHGTKDSLRQYVEQAIMLGFTEMTFTEHAPLPKSFIDTTPTQDSSITLEALPFYIKEVQHIKKEYKERIKINIGLEIDYIEGFELEIKDFLAEWGHFLDDSILSVHFLKNPLSNRYDCVDYSPEYFGHMVEQYGGVSKLYDCYYQTLLKSIKADLGPAKPKRLGHITLIHKFQQLYPQEQNFQTIIFTILDEVKIHGYELDYNGAGVNKPYCKEPYPPKWIVQEAINRDIPLVYGSDAHQAKDLGQGWDVMLWNNQ, encoded by the coding sequence ATGAAGAAGGACGGACATATCCATACACCATTTTGTCCTCATGGAACGAAGGATTCGCTTAGGCAATACGTTGAACAAGCAATTATGCTGGGTTTTACGGAAATGACATTTACAGAGCATGCACCCTTACCAAAAAGTTTTATCGATACCACCCCAACACAGGATAGTAGTATAACGCTGGAAGCATTGCCTTTCTACATAAAGGAAGTTCAGCATATCAAGAAAGAATATAAAGAAAGAATAAAGATCAATATAGGACTTGAAATAGATTATATAGAAGGATTCGAACTAGAAATAAAAGATTTTCTAGCTGAATGGGGACATTTTTTGGACGACAGTATCCTAAGTGTTCACTTTTTGAAAAATCCATTATCTAATCGTTATGATTGTGTGGATTATAGTCCTGAATATTTTGGACATATGGTGGAACAGTATGGGGGAGTTTCAAAACTATATGACTGCTACTATCAAACACTTCTTAAATCGATTAAAGCAGACTTAGGCCCAGCCAAGCCAAAAAGACTAGGCCACATCACCCTTATACATAAGTTCCAGCAGCTTTATCCACAGGAACAAAACTTTCAAACTATTATTTTCACCATTTTAGATGAAGTGAAAATACATGGATATGAACTGGATTATAATGGTGCAGGCGTAAATAAGCCATATTGCAAAGAACCATATCCCCCTAAATGGATTGTGCAGGAAGCGATAAACCGTGATATCCCTTTAGTATATGGATCTGATGCTCATCAGGCAAAAGATTTAGGGCAAGGCTGGGACGTCATGTTATGGAATAATCAATAA
- the refZ gene encoding forespore capture DNA-binding protein RefZ, with protein sequence MKEISTRDAIVEAAVSLFNRKGYHGTSIRDIAGLAKVNIANISYYFNGKQGLLEYCYMNFFETYLELLEQVFLQSDSPTEKLKKMVDCIITYQCKNPQLTRFVLREVSIDSQVVREIMSTYYVKERYIFTQILEKGIERKEFRKQSISYSIIQLKGLLSMPFIHSYYVTEVLHIFLNEDYFKRKYLEEIHRWIHDVVCLNEKELLIIP encoded by the coding sequence ATGAAAGAAATTTCAACAAGGGATGCCATTGTGGAAGCAGCCGTTTCTTTATTTAATCGAAAAGGCTATCACGGTACTTCTATACGTGATATTGCTGGATTAGCAAAGGTGAATATTGCCAATATATCGTATTATTTCAATGGGAAACAAGGATTGTTAGAGTATTGCTATATGAACTTTTTTGAAACGTATTTAGAACTGCTTGAACAAGTATTTCTTCAGTCTGATAGTCCAACAGAGAAATTGAAGAAAATGGTGGATTGCATTATTACCTATCAATGTAAAAATCCACAGCTGACAAGATTTGTTTTACGAGAGGTATCCATCGATTCACAAGTTGTAAGAGAAATAATGTCCACCTATTATGTGAAAGAAAGGTATATTTTTACGCAAATCCTTGAAAAAGGAATCGAGAGGAAGGAATTTAGAAAACAATCTATTTCCTATAGTATTATACAATTAAAAGGACTGCTCTCGATGCCTTTTATTCATTCTTATTATGTGACCGAAGTTCTTCATATTTTTTTAAATGAGGACTACTTTAAAAGAAAATATTTAGAAGAGATTCATCGGTGGATTCACGATGTTGTTTGTTTGAACGAAAAAGAATTATTGATTATTCCATAA
- a CDS encoding GAF domain-containing protein: protein MFSVETYNGNREQQYQLVEKQLRALLEGEHNAIANLSNASALLNQFLQNINWVGFYLVEENELVLGPFQGLPACVRIPFGRGVCGTAAHNKETVRVEDVHQFPGHIACDAASQSEIVIPLVKEDGTLIGVLDIDSPEKNRFDELDQKYLELFASTLVKYL from the coding sequence ATGTTTAGTGTCGAAACATATAATGGTAACCGCGAACAACAGTATCAATTAGTTGAAAAGCAATTACGTGCATTATTAGAGGGAGAACATAATGCTATTGCGAATCTATCTAATGCCTCCGCATTATTGAATCAATTTTTGCAAAACATCAATTGGGTAGGTTTTTATCTGGTAGAAGAAAATGAACTAGTTCTTGGACCATTCCAAGGATTACCTGCTTGTGTTCGTATTCCATTTGGGAGAGGTGTTTGTGGTACAGCTGCTCACAATAAAGAAACTGTAAGAGTTGAGGATGTCCATCAATTCCCTGGCCATATTGCGTGTGATGCAGCTTCTCAATCCGAAATTGTCATCCCATTAGTCAAAGAAGATGGCACATTAATTGGAGTACTTGATATCGATTCCCCAGAAAAGAATCGATTTGATGAATTGGATCAAAAATACTTAGAATTATTCGCTTCTACTTTAGTTAAGTATTTATAA
- a CDS encoding sensor domain-containing diguanylate cyclase: protein MDFLGHQKILMLKSRFFDLYNTKVIHENIGIITQAALEAIREVFGAVEVTLYTNEEWDVNWKIVSSTVLKNCEDKAVCLNEDISFLCEYKFSRTSIKDDLAHDYMLLALNNKKKEKVDYILAIKMKKEILDDPNEESFLLEMAGKEVGSFFANMQNIADAMKEKKKYKQLFKVTEKFHSSMMMEDVLREVIFTLKEVYPFYHYFLLLSHDNNSPTDLPVKDLEYDGENMAAMEAYVTAELQFENLKEEKSSVIYAPLKGKQGVYGVLQIIVPNAISFPKNEVEFISLLANTAGGALENAQLYQQSKKLVTDLQLINEASHQLNSNLRLNEIMTYICERISASFDAQEVGFILFSLENNSTKVLSGSSSFFFNQESQQYIKYVKEKIQIEKDSLFLGDFSMQLEGARYKSIMAVPMMQTGVLKGVAIVMHPSAYHFSFDTFKLLQSLIHHSTLALTNSLLREELEKMVVTDHLTKLYSRNYLDEKIQMSLREDKEGTFILIDIDDFKLINDTYGHQIGDDIIIQVANIIKDNIRSSDIGSRWGGEELAIYLPRVPLSLGVTIAERLVKKVRGNSKPAVTISCGVSYWNKQSNDTYNTLFKRADKALYTAKETGKDKVIIQNTLLI from the coding sequence ATGGACTTCCTTGGCCACCAAAAAATATTAATGTTAAAAAGTCGTTTTTTTGATTTATATAATACGAAAGTGATACATGAAAACATTGGCATCATCACGCAAGCTGCACTTGAAGCAATCCGAGAAGTATTTGGTGCCGTTGAAGTAACTTTGTATACTAACGAAGAATGGGATGTTAATTGGAAGATTGTATCTTCAACTGTATTAAAGAATTGCGAAGATAAAGCTGTTTGTCTGAACGAAGACATATCTTTTCTATGCGAATATAAATTTTCTCGAACTTCTATAAAAGATGATTTGGCACATGATTATATGTTGTTAGCACTTAATAACAAGAAAAAAGAAAAAGTCGATTATATTTTAGCGATTAAAATGAAGAAGGAAATATTGGATGACCCCAATGAAGAGAGTTTTTTGTTAGAGATGGCAGGGAAAGAAGTCGGAAGTTTTTTTGCGAATATGCAGAATATTGCGGACGCAATGAAAGAAAAAAAGAAATACAAGCAGTTATTTAAAGTGACGGAGAAATTTCATTCATCCATGATGATGGAAGACGTATTAAGAGAAGTTATCTTCACTTTAAAGGAAGTTTACCCATTCTATCATTATTTTCTTCTGCTTTCCCACGATAACAATAGTCCAACAGATTTACCAGTTAAGGACTTAGAATATGATGGCGAAAATATGGCTGCGATGGAAGCTTATGTCACTGCTGAATTGCAATTCGAAAACTTAAAAGAGGAAAAAAGTTCAGTTATTTATGCTCCTTTAAAAGGAAAACAAGGAGTCTATGGCGTTTTGCAAATTATTGTTCCAAATGCAATCTCCTTTCCGAAAAACGAAGTGGAATTTATTTCTTTATTAGCTAATACAGCAGGAGGGGCTTTGGAAAATGCTCAGTTATATCAACAATCAAAAAAATTAGTTACAGATTTGCAACTAATTAATGAGGCATCTCATCAATTAAATTCTAATTTGCGCTTAAACGAAATAATGACCTATATTTGTGAAAGAATATCTGCTAGTTTTGATGCACAAGAAGTAGGATTTATCTTATTTTCACTTGAAAACAATTCTACAAAAGTGCTGTCAGGGAGCTCTTCTTTCTTTTTTAATCAAGAATCACAGCAATATATTAAATATGTTAAAGAAAAAATTCAAATCGAGAAAGATTCTCTGTTTCTAGGAGATTTTAGTATGCAGCTTGAGGGGGCACGATATAAATCCATTATGGCTGTGCCGATGATGCAAACAGGTGTATTAAAGGGGGTTGCGATTGTCATGCATCCTTCTGCCTATCATTTTTCCTTTGATACATTTAAACTATTACAATCATTGATTCATCATTCGACCCTTGCCTTAACCAATTCTTTGTTAAGAGAAGAATTAGAAAAAATGGTTGTTACAGATCATTTAACAAAATTATATTCAAGAAATTATTTGGATGAAAAAATCCAAATGTCTTTACGGGAAGATAAGGAAGGAACGTTTATTTTAATTGATATCGATGATTTTAAATTGATAAATGACACATATGGTCATCAAATTGGCGATGATATTATTATACAGGTAGCGAATATTATTAAAGATAATATTCGAAGTTCTGATATTGGTTCTAGATGGGGTGGAGAGGAATTAGCCATTTATCTTCCTAGAGTTCCTCTTTCTTTAGGTGTTACTATTGCTGAAAGATTAGTAAAAAAGGTAAGGGGAAATTCTAAACCAGCAGTAACCATTTCATGCGGGGTTTCTTATTGGAATAAACAAAGTAATGATACGTATAATACCCTTTTTAAGCGTGCTGATAAAGCATTGTACACGGCAAAAGAAACAGGAAAAGACAAGGTTATTATTCAAAATACTCTTCTTATTTAG